In Pyrus communis chromosome 8, drPyrComm1.1, whole genome shotgun sequence, one genomic interval encodes:
- the LOC137743293 gene encoding protein SOSEKI 3 isoform X2 — MEGRMKKYSQVSPERAKVWTEKSPKYHQNRKVPVVYYLSRNRQLEHPHFMEVPVTSPQGLYLRDVINRLNALRGRGMASMYSWSSKRSYKGGYVWHDLSEDDLIPPAHGNEYVLKGSELFEESNSGRFSPLAEIKIQSLKQLPEPASSRSQDDSSSSSSLNGKETKHSQEDELSPPVQRLKGSSSASPESTVGKNSSWGGSLSLTEYKVYKSDGLADASTQTEENGNKPKASETCTRGVSTDDGSLEPDCSYYHNRVLCVKENSEICSDSVSPPRFSPSPSSSGGKTETLESLIRADVSKLNSFRIVEGEDVRMQNNPRVKATNVLMQLISCGSISVKDHRFGLIPTYKAQFSHSNFRSPLFSTKVMLGELDCLSENPRLMGLRLEDKEYFSGSLIETKMLKEEDGCTALKRSSSYNADRSCKKLDSVEDKEESTSGRSKCIPRSIKASLSKHPRSESMRFPISDKPRNSSDVVDGAHINTHSVSNGCSKRITDPSSLKKQSKRLDSFREEKEKEKEKVIKIEES, encoded by the exons ATGGAGGGTAGGATGAAGAAGTACAGCCAAGTGAGTCCGGAAAGGGCGAAAGTGTGGACTGAGAAGTCGCCCAAGTACCACCAGAACCGCAAAGTTCCTGTGGTTTACTATCTCTCTCGAAATCGGCAGCTTGAACACCCCCATTTCATGGAGGTTCCTGTAACATCTCCTCAAGGGCTCTACCTCAGAG ATGTGATTAATAGGCTTAATGCTCTGAGGGGCAGAGGCATGGCTTCCATGTATTCATGGTCTTCTAAGAG AAGCTATAAGGGTGGATATGTTTGGCATGATCTCTCTGAAGATGATCTGATTCCTCCGGCCCATGGAAATGAATACGTACTCAAAGGTTCTGAGCTTTTTGAAGAATCGAATTCAG GTCGGTTTAGCCCGTTGGCAGAAATAAAAATCCAGAGCTTGAAACAATTACCGGAACCTGCATCTTCTAGAAGCCAAGATGATTCTTCATCGTCGTCAAGTTTGAATGGGAAGGAAACAAAGCATTCTCAAGAAGATGAGCTCTCTCCTCCGGTTCAACGTCTCAAAGGCTCTTCCAGTGCATCTCCAGAGTCTACGGTTGGAAAGAATTCTTCGTGGGGCGGTTCACTGAGCTTGACAGAGTACAAGGTTTACAAGAGTGATGGTTTGGCTGATGCTTCTACGCAGACTGAAGAAAATGGGAACAAACCTAAAGCATCAGAAACATGTACAAGGGGTGTTTCCACAGATGATGGGTCGTTGGAACCGGATTGCAGTTATTATCATAATCGAGTGCTGTGTGTGAAAGAGAACTCTGAGATTTGCAGTGATTCAGTTTCCCCTCCTCGGTTTTCCCCCAGCCCATCTTCATCAGGTGGGAAGACTGAAACTTTGGAATCCCTTATTAGGGCTGATGTTAGTAAACTCAATAGTTTTAGAATAGTTGAAGGGGAAGACGTACGGATGCAAAACAATCCAAGGGTTAAGGCTACTAATGTACTTATGCAACTCATCTCGTGTGGTTCAATATCAGTGAAGGATCACAGGTTTGGTCTTATTCCAACCTACAAGGCCCAGTTTTCCCATTCCAATTTTCGCTCCCCATTATTCTCCACTAAAGTAATGCTGGGAGAGCTGGACTGCCTCTCAGAGAATCCAAGGCTAATGGGTTTGAGATTGGAAGACAAAGAATATTTTAGTGGGAGCTTGATTGAGACTAAAATGCTCAAGGAGGAAGATGGATGTACAGCTTTAAAACGATCGTCTTCATACAATGCTGACAG GAGTTGTAAGAAGCTGGATTCAGTAGAGGACAAAGAGGAGTCTACATCAGGACGttcgaaatgcattccaagATCAATCAAAGCTTCGCTGAGCAAGCATCCACGAAGTGAATCTATGAGATTCCCCATTTCCGATAAGCCAAGGAACTCCTCAGATGTAGTTGATGGTGCACATATCAATACCCATAGCGTATCCAATGGATGTAGCAAAAGAATCACAGACCCTTCATCTCTTAAAAAGCAATCGAAAAGGTTAGATTCGTTTagagaagagaaggagaaggagaaggagaaggtgaTCAAAATCGAAGAAAGTTGA
- the LOC137743293 gene encoding protein SOSEKI 3 isoform X1 — MEGRMKKYSQVSPERAKVWTEKSPKYHQNRKVPVVYYLSRNRQLEHPHFMEVPVTSPQGLYLRDVINRLNALRGRGMASMYSWSSKRSYKGGYVWHDLSEDDLIPPAHGNEYVLKGSELFEESNSGKCGRFSPLAEIKIQSLKQLPEPASSRSQDDSSSSSSLNGKETKHSQEDELSPPVQRLKGSSSASPESTVGKNSSWGGSLSLTEYKVYKSDGLADASTQTEENGNKPKASETCTRGVSTDDGSLEPDCSYYHNRVLCVKENSEICSDSVSPPRFSPSPSSSGGKTETLESLIRADVSKLNSFRIVEGEDVRMQNNPRVKATNVLMQLISCGSISVKDHRFGLIPTYKAQFSHSNFRSPLFSTKVMLGELDCLSENPRLMGLRLEDKEYFSGSLIETKMLKEEDGCTALKRSSSYNADRSCKKLDSVEDKEESTSGRSKCIPRSIKASLSKHPRSESMRFPISDKPRNSSDVVDGAHINTHSVSNGCSKRITDPSSLKKQSKRLDSFREEKEKEKEKVIKIEES; from the exons ATGGAGGGTAGGATGAAGAAGTACAGCCAAGTGAGTCCGGAAAGGGCGAAAGTGTGGACTGAGAAGTCGCCCAAGTACCACCAGAACCGCAAAGTTCCTGTGGTTTACTATCTCTCTCGAAATCGGCAGCTTGAACACCCCCATTTCATGGAGGTTCCTGTAACATCTCCTCAAGGGCTCTACCTCAGAG ATGTGATTAATAGGCTTAATGCTCTGAGGGGCAGAGGCATGGCTTCCATGTATTCATGGTCTTCTAAGAG AAGCTATAAGGGTGGATATGTTTGGCATGATCTCTCTGAAGATGATCTGATTCCTCCGGCCCATGGAAATGAATACGTACTCAAAGGTTCTGAGCTTTTTGAAGAATCGAATTCAGGTAAATGCG GTCGGTTTAGCCCGTTGGCAGAAATAAAAATCCAGAGCTTGAAACAATTACCGGAACCTGCATCTTCTAGAAGCCAAGATGATTCTTCATCGTCGTCAAGTTTGAATGGGAAGGAAACAAAGCATTCTCAAGAAGATGAGCTCTCTCCTCCGGTTCAACGTCTCAAAGGCTCTTCCAGTGCATCTCCAGAGTCTACGGTTGGAAAGAATTCTTCGTGGGGCGGTTCACTGAGCTTGACAGAGTACAAGGTTTACAAGAGTGATGGTTTGGCTGATGCTTCTACGCAGACTGAAGAAAATGGGAACAAACCTAAAGCATCAGAAACATGTACAAGGGGTGTTTCCACAGATGATGGGTCGTTGGAACCGGATTGCAGTTATTATCATAATCGAGTGCTGTGTGTGAAAGAGAACTCTGAGATTTGCAGTGATTCAGTTTCCCCTCCTCGGTTTTCCCCCAGCCCATCTTCATCAGGTGGGAAGACTGAAACTTTGGAATCCCTTATTAGGGCTGATGTTAGTAAACTCAATAGTTTTAGAATAGTTGAAGGGGAAGACGTACGGATGCAAAACAATCCAAGGGTTAAGGCTACTAATGTACTTATGCAACTCATCTCGTGTGGTTCAATATCAGTGAAGGATCACAGGTTTGGTCTTATTCCAACCTACAAGGCCCAGTTTTCCCATTCCAATTTTCGCTCCCCATTATTCTCCACTAAAGTAATGCTGGGAGAGCTGGACTGCCTCTCAGAGAATCCAAGGCTAATGGGTTTGAGATTGGAAGACAAAGAATATTTTAGTGGGAGCTTGATTGAGACTAAAATGCTCAAGGAGGAAGATGGATGTACAGCTTTAAAACGATCGTCTTCATACAATGCTGACAG GAGTTGTAAGAAGCTGGATTCAGTAGAGGACAAAGAGGAGTCTACATCAGGACGttcgaaatgcattccaagATCAATCAAAGCTTCGCTGAGCAAGCATCCACGAAGTGAATCTATGAGATTCCCCATTTCCGATAAGCCAAGGAACTCCTCAGATGTAGTTGATGGTGCACATATCAATACCCATAGCGTATCCAATGGATGTAGCAAAAGAATCACAGACCCTTCATCTCTTAAAAAGCAATCGAAAAGGTTAGATTCGTTTagagaagagaaggagaaggagaaggagaaggtgaTCAAAATCGAAGAAAGTTGA